A region of Mauremys mutica isolate MM-2020 ecotype Southern chromosome 2, ASM2049712v1, whole genome shotgun sequence DNA encodes the following proteins:
- the KCTD9 gene encoding BTB/POZ domain-containing protein KCTD9 produces MRDAPPLSASHWARGVGVGLRLGLGYVTQRCWLPGLAATHRGLRSAGSMRRVTLFVNGTPKNGKVVAVYGTLSDLLSVASNKLGIKATSVYNGKGGLIDDIALIRDDDVLFVCEGEPFIDPQTDVKFHEELTGSHTDWLTLNVGGRYFTTTRSTLVNKEPDSMLAHMFKDKDVWGNKQDHRGAFLIDRSPEYFEPILNYLRHGQLIVNDGINLLGVLEEARFFGIDSLIEHLEVAIKNSQPAEDHSPISRKEFVRFLLATPTKSELRCQGLNFSGADLSRLDLRYINFKMANLSRCNLAHANLCCANLERADLSGSVLDCANLQGVKMLCSNAEGASLKGCNFEDPSGLKANLEGANLKGVDMEGSQMTGINLRVATLKNAKLKNCNLRGATLAGTDLENCDLSGCDLQEANLRGSNVKGAIFEEMLTPLHMSQSVR; encoded by the exons ATGAGAGACGCCCCTCCCTTGTCTGCCTCCCATTGGGCAAGAGGAGTGGGAGTGGGTCTCCGATTGGGGCTGGgctatgtcactcagaggtgcTGGCTTCCGGGTTTGGCGGCGACGCACCGTGGCCTCAGGAGCGCTGGTAGTATGAGGCGGGTCACCCTGTTCGTCAATGGCACCCCCAAAAACGGGAAG GTGGTGGCTGTTTATGGGACATTATCAGATTTGCTGTCTGTGGCTAGTAATAAGCTTGGAATAAAAGCGACCAGTGTGTACAATGGGAAAGGTGGACTCATTGATGATATCGCATTGATTAG GGATGatgatgttttgtttgtttgcgaAGGGGAGCCATTCATTG ATCCTCAGACAGACGTAAAATTTCATGAAGAACTAACAGGGTCGCACACGGATTGGTTAACACTAAATGTTGGAGGCCGATACTTTACAACTACACG GAGCACTTTAGTCAATAAAGAACCTGACAGTATGCTGGCCCATATGTTTAAAGATAAAG ATGTCTGGGGGAATAAGCAGGATCACAGGGGAGCATTCCTAATTGATCGCAGTCCAGAATACTTCGAACCAATTCTGAACTATTTGCGTCATGGGCAGCTCATTGTAAACGATGGCATTAATTTGCTAG GTGTTTTGGAAGAAGCCAGATTTTTTGGTATTGATTCATTGATTGAACATCTGGAAGTAGCTATTAAG AATTCTCAGCCAGCTGAGGATCATTCTCCTATATCCCGGAAGGAATTTGTCCGATTTCTGCTGGCAACCCCAACTAAGTCTGAACTGCGCTGTCAG gGTCTAAATTTCAGTGGTGCAGATCTCTCTCGGTTAGATCTTCGATACATAAACTTCAAGATGGCTAACTTAAGCCGCTGCAACCTCGCCCATGCCAACCTTTGCTGTGCAAATCTTGAACGAGCTGACCTTTCTGGATCAGTGCTTGAC tGCGCAAACCTACAAGGTGTAAAGATGCTCTGTTCCAATGCAGAAGGGGCATCGCTGAAAGGATGTAATTTTGAAGATCCCTCTGGCCTTAAAGCTAACCTGGAAG GTGCTAACCTAAAAGGTGTTGACATGGAAGGAAGTCAGATGACAGGAATTAATCTAAGAGTTGCAACTTTGAAAAATGCAAAGCTGAAAAACTGTAACCTCAGAGGAGCAACTCTGGCAGGAACTGACTTAGAA